From a region of the Asterias amurensis chromosome 2, ASM3211899v1 genome:
- the LOC139951625 gene encoding probable E3 ubiquitin-protein ligase makorin-1 isoform X2 translates to MATADSPGPNTDWHKNITCRYYIHGVCRAGDNCRYAHDQSGKPSNICKFYLGGNCRFGTTCRFDHVKPKQKLSTQQQNKTTSSKTKATPSLEPSVSSKMVTLKKGKVNGLTQRSSGSLSPPGKVRMEDVIGAAEFVPGQLYIGSVPPTYSAAATSGLEPTDVDDTCCTPCQNSPNSDESATPCNGGTKELLCPFALKGTCRFGENCKYMHGDVCDMCGSACLIMDDPVQNKHHREFCLAEHEKNMKEAFAFQNSKEVKCCICFELILEKMPAKDRKFGLLSNCNHAYCLSCIRKWRSAKQYEKKVVRACPTCRVPSPFVTPSDFWVDEPEEKKKVLERYKHALSKKECKYFRQGSGSCPFGAECFYLHAYPDGSKEDRSKARHYGNGDGKIKAYRALSLWDFFEERENRFMDWDSDDDDDWFLYYDWSEDFDFSDIEDHGLWSDYFEFFGSSESSDYSDEEDVVVGESGRTVPSPSISRATGVTQGATAAVRSTASTDTEEDDNESGDIRP, encoded by the exons ATGGCCACTGCTGACTCGCCAGGTCCGAACACCGACTGGCATAAAAACATCACTTGCAG GTATTATATCCACGGGGTCTGTCGGGCAGGAGACAATTGCCGATATGCTCACGACCAATCAGGAAAACCGTCCAACATTTGCAAATTTTATCTGGGTGGCAACTGCCGCTTTGGAACAACATGCAG ATTTGACCACGTGAAGCCGAAGCAAAAGCTATCaactcaacaacaaaacaaaaccacctcaagcaaaacaaaagccaCGCCTTCGCTAGAGCCCAGTGTCTCCAGCAAGATGGTGACCCTGAAGAAGGGAAAGGTCAACGGGTTAACCCAGAGGTCGTCAGGGTCACTAAGTCCACCTGGGAAAGTTCGGATGGAAGATGTCATTGGAGCAGCGGAATTTGTACCCGGTCAACTCTATATAGGCTCTG TTCCACCGACGTACTCAGCCGCTGCAACCTCTGGTCTGGAGCCAACCGATGTAGACGACACCTGCTGCACGCCTTGCCAAAACAGTCCAAACAGCGATGAGTCCGCCACGCCTTGCAACGGCGGCACCAAGGAGCTGCTGTGCCCGTTTGCCTTAAAAGGGACGTGCCGCTTCGGTGAGAACTGCAAGTACATGCACGGGGACGTGTGTGACATGTGTGGATCTGCTTGCCTCATCATGGATGACCCtgtacaaaataaacatcatCGTGAG TTTTGCCTTGCGGAGCACGAAAAGAACATGAAAGAAGCCTTTGCCTTCCAAAACAGCAAAGAAGTCAAGTGCTGTATATGTTTCGAGCTCATCCTAGAGAAGATGCcagccaaagatcgaaagtTCGGCCTCCTTTCCAACTGTAACCACGCATACTGTTTGTCCTGTATACGCAAATGGCGCAGCGCCAAACAGTACGAGAAGAAAGTTGTCAG AGCATGCCCAACTTGCCGAGTCCCTTCGCCGTTTGTCACTCCCAGTGATTTCTGGGTTGATGAACCGGAGGAAAAGAAGAAGGTATTGGAGAGGTACAAACACGCCTTAAG TAAAAAAGAATGTAAGTATTTCAGACAGGGTTCGGGAAGTTGTCCATTTGGTGCCGAGTGCTTCTATCTCCACGCCTACCCAGACGGTAGCAAGGAAGATCGCTCCAAAGCACGTCACTACGGCAACGGGGACGGCAAGATCAAAGCCTACAGAGCCCTGTCGTTGTGGGACTTTTTCGAGGAGCGCGAGAATCGGTTCATGGACTGGGAcagcgacgacgacgacgattgGTTCCTGTACTATGATTGGTCAGAGGATTTTGACTTTAGCGATATCGAGGATCATGGACTGTGGAGTGACTATTTTGAGTTCTTTGGTTCGAGCGAGAGTTCGGACTACAGCGATGAGGAAGATGTTGTTGTCGGGGAGAGTGGTCGCACGGTGCCCTCGCCGAGCATTAGTAGAGCAACTGGAGTGACGCAGGGAGCAACAGCGGCTGTGCGCTCTACAGCATCGACAGATACAGAGGAAGATGACAATGAATCAG GTGATATCAGGCCCTGA
- the LOC139951625 gene encoding probable E3 ubiquitin-protein ligase makorin-1 isoform X1: MATADSPGPNTDWHKNITCRYYIHGVCRAGDNCRYAHDQSGKPSNICKFYLGGNCRFGTTCRFDHVKPKQKLSTQQQNKTTSSKTKATPSLEPSVSSKMVTLKKGKVNGLTQRSSGSLSPPGKVRMEDVIGAAEFVPGQLYIGSVPPTYSAAATSGLEPTDVDDTCCTPCQNSPNSDESATPCNGGTKELLCPFALKGTCRFGENCKYMHGDVCDMCGSACLIMDDPVQNKHHREFCLAEHEKNMKEAFAFQNSKEVKCCICFELILEKMPAKDRKFGLLSNCNHAYCLSCIRKWRSAKQYEKKVVRACPTCRVPSPFVTPSDFWVDEPEEKKKVLERYKHALSKKECKYFRQGSGSCPFGAECFYLHAYPDGSKEDRSKARHYGNGDGKIKAYRALSLWDFFEERENRFMDWDSDDDDDWFLYYDWSEDFDFSDIEDHGLWSDYFEFFGSSESSDYSDEEDVVVGESGRTVPSPSISRATGVTQGATAAVRSTASTDTEEDDNESDHARLLNPGGAHGRPSKDCVYL, translated from the exons ATGGCCACTGCTGACTCGCCAGGTCCGAACACCGACTGGCATAAAAACATCACTTGCAG GTATTATATCCACGGGGTCTGTCGGGCAGGAGACAATTGCCGATATGCTCACGACCAATCAGGAAAACCGTCCAACATTTGCAAATTTTATCTGGGTGGCAACTGCCGCTTTGGAACAACATGCAG ATTTGACCACGTGAAGCCGAAGCAAAAGCTATCaactcaacaacaaaacaaaaccacctcaagcaaaacaaaagccaCGCCTTCGCTAGAGCCCAGTGTCTCCAGCAAGATGGTGACCCTGAAGAAGGGAAAGGTCAACGGGTTAACCCAGAGGTCGTCAGGGTCACTAAGTCCACCTGGGAAAGTTCGGATGGAAGATGTCATTGGAGCAGCGGAATTTGTACCCGGTCAACTCTATATAGGCTCTG TTCCACCGACGTACTCAGCCGCTGCAACCTCTGGTCTGGAGCCAACCGATGTAGACGACACCTGCTGCACGCCTTGCCAAAACAGTCCAAACAGCGATGAGTCCGCCACGCCTTGCAACGGCGGCACCAAGGAGCTGCTGTGCCCGTTTGCCTTAAAAGGGACGTGCCGCTTCGGTGAGAACTGCAAGTACATGCACGGGGACGTGTGTGACATGTGTGGATCTGCTTGCCTCATCATGGATGACCCtgtacaaaataaacatcatCGTGAG TTTTGCCTTGCGGAGCACGAAAAGAACATGAAAGAAGCCTTTGCCTTCCAAAACAGCAAAGAAGTCAAGTGCTGTATATGTTTCGAGCTCATCCTAGAGAAGATGCcagccaaagatcgaaagtTCGGCCTCCTTTCCAACTGTAACCACGCATACTGTTTGTCCTGTATACGCAAATGGCGCAGCGCCAAACAGTACGAGAAGAAAGTTGTCAG AGCATGCCCAACTTGCCGAGTCCCTTCGCCGTTTGTCACTCCCAGTGATTTCTGGGTTGATGAACCGGAGGAAAAGAAGAAGGTATTGGAGAGGTACAAACACGCCTTAAG TAAAAAAGAATGTAAGTATTTCAGACAGGGTTCGGGAAGTTGTCCATTTGGTGCCGAGTGCTTCTATCTCCACGCCTACCCAGACGGTAGCAAGGAAGATCGCTCCAAAGCACGTCACTACGGCAACGGGGACGGCAAGATCAAAGCCTACAGAGCCCTGTCGTTGTGGGACTTTTTCGAGGAGCGCGAGAATCGGTTCATGGACTGGGAcagcgacgacgacgacgattgGTTCCTGTACTATGATTGGTCAGAGGATTTTGACTTTAGCGATATCGAGGATCATGGACTGTGGAGTGACTATTTTGAGTTCTTTGGTTCGAGCGAGAGTTCGGACTACAGCGATGAGGAAGATGTTGTTGTCGGGGAGAGTGGTCGCACGGTGCCCTCGCCGAGCATTAGTAGAGCAACTGGAGTGACGCAGGGAGCAACAGCGGCTGTGCGCTCTACAGCATCGACAGATACAGAGGAAGATGACAATGAATCAG ATCATGCAAGATTGCTGAACCCAGGTGGTGCACACGGTCGCCCAAGCAAAGATTGCGTATATCTATAA
- the LOC139951611 gene encoding serine/threonine-protein kinase TBK1-like, whose protein sequence is MASASNQIRSTKTYLWYISDVLGTGATSTVYKGRHKKTGDLVAAKAFNSLSFMRPQSVQQREFDVLLKLNHPNIVKLYDIEQDQISKNPVIIMELCSGGSLYNILDDPRNSHGIEEEELKRVLGDVCAGMKHLRDLDIVHRDIKPGNIMKVTSDDGTAIYKLADFGAARELQDDENFVSLYGTEEYLHPDLYERAVLRQPSHKAFSARIDLWSLGVTFYHVATGALPFRPFGGRKNRETMFQITTKKASGVISAVQRESVGGPIEYSRDLPQTCRLSSGLKKPLVKILRGLLESKPDKMWTFNRFFDEVQALLTMKVIDVFHVSKSHILKVYVEPKGTLAEFQEHIAEQTGVQAMTQVLLWERDSFYPDASQNCESYPVTSVENPIILMEKGKQDFPMAVPPVQPKLPKMSASYDIDKDASMAKIVVAVLYYTLSWLQNIVYMEKLMTTVAKAVVSVLKAEIGQLDYHCVKLKASVVEVSTRLYSIQQSLPSPLVCSGILQRKPEKVNNYSRILGAKDEVERTMLKATQMAAFYNEVENLLMNCKKEVVEEDRLSKEWAATEEKKKPCTKCMQKFAVFTEEAEKIYGQFKKHKQLKQLSYNEEQIHKMDKEKLNIKSTQAMSICHSHCEKNWTESHGELSTWHGNVYRYRLKINLVDRKLTQLIQEYQTFLQEVHMLDQDIQPHLDDFSETLVSSLTMDPAGRRPTQEKRDSATNTDSILTQSPVSTAKVLKEEGEDLAGDSSLNELLKHMSVDENGCVLIPRSIKAVFETWEREIDSATRQMEQGQEQLYKMQQMSLSMLSDNSLQSGTQFHQGLYGPSQMPHGASGYDSQVPGAYGYSPVRGAYGHQ, encoded by the exons atggcATCTGCCTCCAATCAGATACGGAGTACCAAGACGTACCTGTGGTATATCAGTGATGTACTTGGCACTGGGGCAACGAGTACAGTGTACAAGGGCCGTCACAAG AAAACTGGAGATTTGGTGGCAGCCAAGGCGTTCAACAGCCTGAGCTTCATGCGACCACAGAGTGTTCAACAGAGAGAATTTGACGTCTTGCTCAAACTCAACCATCCCAACATTGTCAAGCTTTATGATATCGAACAAGAT CAAATCAGCAAGAATCCAGTGATAATAATGGAGCTGTGTTCCGGAGGAAGTCTGTACAACATTCTTGACGATCCGAGAAACTCCCACGGCATCGAGGAAGAGGAACTGAAGCGAGTCTTGGGAGATGTCT GTGCCGGTATGAAACATCTGAGGGACTTGGACATTGTCCATCGAGATATCAAACCGGGGAACATTATGAAAGTGACGTCCGACGACGGTACTGCCATCTACAAACTCGCAGATTTCGGAGCGGCCCGGGAACTGCAGGACGATGAGAATTTTGTGTCTCTGTACGGGACTGAGGAGTACTTG CACCCTGATTTGTACGAGCGTGCCGTATTAAGACAACCATCGCACAAAGCTTTCTCTGCAAGAATTGATCTCTGGAGTCTTGGTGTTACATTCTACCACGTTGCTACAGGAGCACTGCCTTTCAGACCGTTTGGAGGAAGGAAGAACAGAGAGACAAT GTTTCAGATTACTACAAAGAAGGCTTCTGGTGTGATATCGGCAGTGCAGAGAGAATCCGTTGGTGGCCCCATAGAGTATAGCCGTGACCTACCCCAAACCTGCAGACTCTCAAG TGGGTTAAAAAAGCCGTTGGTCAAAATCCTGCGGGGCCTCCTGGAGTCCAAGCCGGACAAAATGTGGACCTTCAATCGGTTCTTCGACGAGGTGCAGGCGCTCCTGACGATGAAAGTCATTGACGTTTTTCATGTCTCCAAGTCGCATATCCTCAAGGTTTACGTGGAACCGAAGGGAACCCTGGCTGAGTTCCAGGAGCACATTGCTGAGCAGACGGGGGTGCAGGCGATGACGCAGGTCCTCCTCTGGGAGAGAGACAGTTTTTATCCGGACGCATCGCAGAATTGCGAGTCGTACCCGGTGACGTCGGTGGAGAATCCTATCATCTTAATGGAGAAGGGGAAGCAAGACTTCCCGATGGCTGTGCCTCCAGTTCAGC CCAAGTTGCCAAAAATGAGTGCATCGTATGACATAGACAAGGATGCTTCAATGGCCAAG ATTGTCGTTGCTGTTTTGTACTACACATTGTCGTGGTTACAGAATATTGTATACATGGAGAAACTCATGACAACCGTTGCCAAGGCAGTCGT TTCCGTTTTGAAAGCTGAGATCGGACAGCTAGATTACCACTGTGTCAAACTGAAGGCTAGCGTAGTAGAGGTGTCGACGAGACTCTACAGCATCCAGCAGTCTCTACCGTCTCCTCTAGTGTGTTCAGGCATCTTGCAACGCAAACCGGAAAAGGTTAACAATTATTCACGGATACTTGGAGCGAAGGATGAGGTTGAAAGAACGATGCTGAAAGCTACACAG ATGGCCGCTTTTTACAATGAAGTTGAAAACTTATTGATGAATTGTAAAAAGGAGGTGGTAGAAGAAGATCGCCTGAGTAAAGAATGGGCCGCTACAgaggagaagaaaaaaccctgCACAAAATG CATGCAGAAGTTTGCCGTCTTCACGGAAGAAGCAGAAAAAATTTATGGTCAGTTTAAAAAGCACAAACAGTTGAAGCAGCTTTCTTACAATGAGGAGCAGATTCATAAGATGGACAA AGAGAAACTAAACATTAAGAGCACTCAAGCGATGTCGATTTGTCACAGTCACTGTGAGAAGAACTGGACAGAGAGCCATGGGGAACTCAGTACGTGGCACGG GAATGTTTACCGCTATCGCTTAAAGATCAATCTAGTGGACCGGAAACTAACGCAACTCATTCAGGAATACCAAACCTTCTTACAAGAAGTTCATATG TTGGATCAAGATATACAACCTCATCTTGATGACTTCTCGGAGACGCTGGTGAGCAGTTTGACGATGGATCCCGCTGGTCGGAGACCAACACAAGAGAAAAGAGACTCTGCCACTAACACAGATTCA ATTCTTACTCAATCCCCCGTGTCTACAGCTAAAGTCCTGAAGGAGGAAGGAGAGGACCTGGCAGGGGACTCGTCACTGAATGAACTCCTGAAACATATGTCTGTCGATGAGAATGGATGTGTCCTCATACCAAGGTCCATCAAAGCTGT ATTTGAAACGTGGGAGAGAGAAATCGACAGCGCGACACGACAGATGGAGCAAGGACAGGAACAGCTCTACAAGATGCAGCAAATGTCACTCTCGATGCTGTCCGATAACAGCCTTCAGTCTGGCACCCAATTCCATCAAGGACTTTATGGGCCAAGCCAAATGCCTCATGGGGCATCTGGGTATGATAGTCAGGTCCCTGGGGCGTATGGGTATAGTCCTGTCCGTGGGGCATATGGGCACCAGTGA